One Eretmochelys imbricata isolate rEreImb1 chromosome 22, rEreImb1.hap1, whole genome shotgun sequence DNA window includes the following coding sequences:
- the TBCEL gene encoding tubulin-specific chaperone cofactor E-like protein, translating to MEFQEGNMDQPSGRSFMQVLCEKYSPENFPYRRGPGMGVHVPATPQGSPMKDRLNLPSVLVLNSCGITCAGEENEIAAFCAHVSELDLSDNKLDNWHEVSKIVSNVPHLEFLNLSSNPLNLSVLERTCAGSFAGVRKLVLNNSKASWETVHTILQELPDLEELFLCLNDYETVSCSPVCCQSLKLLHITDNNLQDWTEIRKLGIMFPSLDTLVLANNHLTTIEESNDSLARLFPNLRSISLHRSGLHCWEDIDKLNSFPKLEEVRLLGIPLLQSYTTEERRKLLIARLPSIIKLNGSVITDGEREDSERFFIRYYLDFPPEEVPFRYHELVTKYGKLEPLAVVDLRPRSSAKVEVHFKDKVEEISIRLDQTVAEFKKQLKTVVHLSTSNMLLYYFDHEVPFGPEEMKYNSRALHSYGIQDGDKFFVEPKSK from the exons ATGG AATTCCAAGAAGGGAACATGGATCAGCCCAGCGGAAGGAGTTTCATGCAAGTTCTTTGTGAGAAATACAGCCCCGAGAACTTCCCATATCGTCGAGGTCCTGGAATGGGGGTGCATGTCCCAGCAACGCCACAGGGATCACCTATGAAAG ATCGCCTCAACCTTCCAAGTGTGTTGGTGTTGAACAGCTGTGGAATAACCTGCGCGGGAGAGGAGAATGAAATTGCTGCCTTCTGTGCTCATGTGTCTGAGCTGGATCTCTCTGACAACAAACTTGACAACTGGCATGAG GTCAGTAAAATTGTGTCAAATGTTCCTCACTTGGAGTTTCTAAACCTGAGTTCCAACCCTCTGAATTTGTCAGTTTTAGAGAGAACATGTGCTGGATCTTTCGCTGGTGTTCGCAAACTGGTGCTAAACAACAGCAAAGCTTCCTGGGAAACAGTCCATACAATACTGCAGGAACTACCAGA CTTGGAGGAGCTCTTCCTGTGCCTTAACGACTATGAAACAGTGTCTTGTTCTCCAGTTTGCTGTCAGTCTCTCAAATTACTCCACATAACTGACAATAATCTTCAAGACTGGACTGAAATCCGAAAGCTCGGAATTATGTTTCCATCACTGGACACGCTTGTCCTGGCCAACAATCACCTGACAACCATTGAAGAATCAAATGATTCTTTGGCAAGGCTGTTCCCTAACCTGCGATCCATCAGCTTGCACAGATCAG GTCTGCATTGCTGGGAAGACATTGACAAACTAAACTCTTTCCCCAAGCTTGAGGAAGTGAGATTGCTTGGAATCCCTCTTCTGCAGTCCTACACCACCGAAGAGCGCAGGAAGCTGTTAATAGCCAG ATTGCCATCTATCATCAAGCTTAATGGGAGTGTCATTACTGATGGGGAGCGAGAGGACTCTGAGCGATTCTTCATTCGGTATTACCTGGACTTCCCGCCAGAAGAAGTCCCATTCAG gtATCATGAGCTAGTCACAAAATACGGAAAGCTGGAACCCTTAGCAGTAGTGGATCTTCGGCCCCGGAGCAGCGCGAAGGTTGAAGTTCACTTCAAAGATAAGGTGGAGGAAATATCCATCCGTCTAGATCAGACGGTGGCAGAATTCAAGAAACAATTAAAAACGGTAGTGCATTTGTCAACAAGCAACATGTTGCTCTACTACTTTGACCACGAAGTTCCCTTTGGTCCCGAGGAGATGAAATACAACTCACGGGCATTACATTCTTATGGCATTCAGGATGGAGACAAATTTTTTGTGGAGCCCAAATCTAAATAA